The following coding sequences are from one Nicotiana tomentosiformis chromosome 3, ASM39032v3, whole genome shotgun sequence window:
- the LOC104113483 gene encoding BTB/POZ and MATH domain-containing protein 3 isoform X3 translates to MIVDYEDRGGGDDSDSCSKSINETVNGSHHFTIRGYSLAKGMGPGKYITSDTFTVGGYDWAVYFYPDGKNIEDSSTYVSVFIALASEGTDVRALFELTLLDQSGNGKHKVHSHFDRALESGPYSLKYRGSMWGYKRFFRRSVLETSDYLKDDCLSMRCTVGVVRTRVEGPKDYSVSVPPSDMGQSLKYVLDAELGCDIDFRVGEETFKAHKLILAARSPVFRAQFFGLVGNPNSDKVELEDIEPSIFKAMLHFIYSDELPDLLEIAGSTSTRTSTIMMQHILAAADRFGLDRLKQLCEAKLCEEVNVDTVATTLSLSEQHQCLQLKAICLKFAATNLGELEL, encoded by the exons ATGATCGTGGATTACGAGGACCGCGGTGGGGGGGATGATTCTGATTCCTGTTCTAAGTCGATAAACGAGACGGTGAATGGGTCCCACCATTTCACCATCAGGGGTTACTCCCTCGCTAAAGGTATGGGTCCCGGGAAGTACATAACTAGCGACACATTTACAGTGGGCGGTTATGATTGGGCCGTTTATTTCTACCCTGATGGTAAGAATATTGAGGATTCTTCCACGTATGTCTCTGTTTTCATCGCCCTTGCTAGTGAGGGCACTGATGTCAGGGCACTGTTTGAGCTGACTCTATTGGATCAGAGCGGGAATGGGAAGCACAAAGTTCATAGCCATTTTGATCGGGCGCTCGAGAGCGGCCCATATTCTTTGAAATATAGAGGAAGCATGTG GGGTTACAAACGATTTTTCAGAAGATCAGTTTTGGAAACCTCTGACTACCTGAAGGATGATTGCCTGTCTATGCGCTGTACTGTTGGAGTTGTGAGAACTCGTGTCGAAGGACCCAAAGATTATAGTGTTTCTGTTCCTCCATCAGACATGGGCCAAAGTCTCAAATATGTGCTGGATGCTGAACTTGGTTGTGATATTGATTTCCGTGTTGGCGAAGAGACTTTTAAGGCTCATAAGTTGATACTAGCTGCTCGTTCTCCTGTGTTTAGAGCCCAATTCTTTGGGCTTGTGGGGAATCCTAATTCAGACAAAGTAGAACTTGAGGATATTGAGCCCTCAATTTTCAAG GCTATGCTCCATTTCATTTACTCTGATGAGCTTCCGGATTTGCTTGAAATTGCTGGCTCTACTTCAACACGAACATCTACAATAATGATGCAGCATATATTGGCTGCAGCGGACCGCTTTGGTTTAGATAGGTTGAAACAGTTATGCGAGGCTAAATTATGTGAAGAAGTGAATGTGGATACAGTGGCTACGACTCTTTCCCTTTCGGAGCAGCATCAATGCCTACAGCTTAAAGCCATATGTTTGAAATTTGCAGCAACAAACTTGGGAG AACTGGAACTATAA
- the LOC104113483 gene encoding BTB/POZ and MATH domain-containing protein 3 isoform X1, translating to MIVDYEDRGGGDDSDSCSKSINETVNGSHHFTIRGYSLAKGMGPGKYITSDTFTVGGYDWAVYFYPDGKNIEDSSTYVSVFIALASEGTDVRALFELTLLDQSGNGKHKVHSHFDRALESGPYSLKYRGSMWGYKRFFRRSVLETSDYLKDDCLSMRCTVGVVRTRVEGPKDYSVSVPPSDMGQSLKYVLDAELGCDIDFRVGEETFKAHKLILAARSPVFRAQFFGLVGNPNSDKVELEDIEPSIFKAMLHFIYSDELPDLLEIAGSTSTRTSTIMMQHILAAADRFGLDRLKQLCEAKLCEEVNVDTVATTLSLSEQHQCLQLKAICLKFAATNLGVVMQSEGFKHLEESCPSLLSELLETVASVDEKATVMSSKKRTSSSIFGLDLAADGAAAESVNPNARRVRRRM from the exons ATGATCGTGGATTACGAGGACCGCGGTGGGGGGGATGATTCTGATTCCTGTTCTAAGTCGATAAACGAGACGGTGAATGGGTCCCACCATTTCACCATCAGGGGTTACTCCCTCGCTAAAGGTATGGGTCCCGGGAAGTACATAACTAGCGACACATTTACAGTGGGCGGTTATGATTGGGCCGTTTATTTCTACCCTGATGGTAAGAATATTGAGGATTCTTCCACGTATGTCTCTGTTTTCATCGCCCTTGCTAGTGAGGGCACTGATGTCAGGGCACTGTTTGAGCTGACTCTATTGGATCAGAGCGGGAATGGGAAGCACAAAGTTCATAGCCATTTTGATCGGGCGCTCGAGAGCGGCCCATATTCTTTGAAATATAGAGGAAGCATGTG GGGTTACAAACGATTTTTCAGAAGATCAGTTTTGGAAACCTCTGACTACCTGAAGGATGATTGCCTGTCTATGCGCTGTACTGTTGGAGTTGTGAGAACTCGTGTCGAAGGACCCAAAGATTATAGTGTTTCTGTTCCTCCATCAGACATGGGCCAAAGTCTCAAATATGTGCTGGATGCTGAACTTGGTTGTGATATTGATTTCCGTGTTGGCGAAGAGACTTTTAAGGCTCATAAGTTGATACTAGCTGCTCGTTCTCCTGTGTTTAGAGCCCAATTCTTTGGGCTTGTGGGGAATCCTAATTCAGACAAAGTAGAACTTGAGGATATTGAGCCCTCAATTTTCAAG GCTATGCTCCATTTCATTTACTCTGATGAGCTTCCGGATTTGCTTGAAATTGCTGGCTCTACTTCAACACGAACATCTACAATAATGATGCAGCATATATTGGCTGCAGCGGACCGCTTTGGTTTAGATAGGTTGAAACAGTTATGCGAGGCTAAATTATGTGAAGAAGTGAATGTGGATACAGTGGCTACGACTCTTTCCCTTTCGGAGCAGCATCAATGCCTACAGCTTAAAGCCATATGTTTGAAATTTGCAGCAACAAACTTGGGAG TTGTCATGCAGTCAGAAGGATTTAAGCACTTAGAAGAGAGCTGCCCGTCACTGTTGTCAGAGCTACTGGAAACAGTTGCATCAGTTGATGAGAAGGCGACTGTGATGTCTAGCAAGAAAAGGACTAGCAGCAGCATCTTTGGGTTGGATCTGGCAGCAGATGGTGCTGCAGCAGAATCTGTTAATCCAAATGCTAGGCGTGTGCGAAGACGGATGTAA
- the LOC104113483 gene encoding BTB/POZ and MATH domain-containing protein 3 isoform X2, whose translation MIVDYEDRGGGDDSDSCSKSINETVNGSHHFTIRGYSLAKGMGPGKYITSDTFTVGGYDWAVYFYPDGKNIEDSSTYVSVFIALASEGTDVRALFELTLLDQSGNGKHKVHSHFDRALESGPYSLKYRGSMWGYKRFFRRSVLETSDYLKDDCLSMRCTVGVVRTRVEGPKDYSVSVPPSDMGQSLKYVLDAELGCDIDFRVGEETFKAHKLILAARSPVFRAQFFGLVGNPNSDKVELEDIEPSIFKAMLHFIYSDELPDLLEIAGSTSTRTSTIMMQHILAAADRFGLDRLKQLCEAKLCEEVNVDTVATTLSLSEQHQCLQLKAICLKFAATNLGGACSP comes from the exons ATGATCGTGGATTACGAGGACCGCGGTGGGGGGGATGATTCTGATTCCTGTTCTAAGTCGATAAACGAGACGGTGAATGGGTCCCACCATTTCACCATCAGGGGTTACTCCCTCGCTAAAGGTATGGGTCCCGGGAAGTACATAACTAGCGACACATTTACAGTGGGCGGTTATGATTGGGCCGTTTATTTCTACCCTGATGGTAAGAATATTGAGGATTCTTCCACGTATGTCTCTGTTTTCATCGCCCTTGCTAGTGAGGGCACTGATGTCAGGGCACTGTTTGAGCTGACTCTATTGGATCAGAGCGGGAATGGGAAGCACAAAGTTCATAGCCATTTTGATCGGGCGCTCGAGAGCGGCCCATATTCTTTGAAATATAGAGGAAGCATGTG GGGTTACAAACGATTTTTCAGAAGATCAGTTTTGGAAACCTCTGACTACCTGAAGGATGATTGCCTGTCTATGCGCTGTACTGTTGGAGTTGTGAGAACTCGTGTCGAAGGACCCAAAGATTATAGTGTTTCTGTTCCTCCATCAGACATGGGCCAAAGTCTCAAATATGTGCTGGATGCTGAACTTGGTTGTGATATTGATTTCCGTGTTGGCGAAGAGACTTTTAAGGCTCATAAGTTGATACTAGCTGCTCGTTCTCCTGTGTTTAGAGCCCAATTCTTTGGGCTTGTGGGGAATCCTAATTCAGACAAAGTAGAACTTGAGGATATTGAGCCCTCAATTTTCAAG GCTATGCTCCATTTCATTTACTCTGATGAGCTTCCGGATTTGCTTGAAATTGCTGGCTCTACTTCAACACGAACATCTACAATAATGATGCAGCATATATTGGCTGCAGCGGACCGCTTTGGTTTAGATAGGTTGAAACAGTTATGCGAGGCTAAATTATGTGAAGAAGTGAATGTGGATACAGTGGCTACGACTCTTTCCCTTTCGGAGCAGCATCAATGCCTACAGCTTAAAGCCATATGTTTGAAATTTGCAGCAACAAACTTGGGAGGTGCGTGTAGTCCGTAG